In the genome of Triticum urartu cultivar G1812 chromosome 5, Tu2.1, whole genome shotgun sequence, one region contains:
- the LOC125507216 gene encoding eukaryotic translation initiation factor 3 subunit G-like: protein MAQDASARAAAINFWKDPNAESCCICGEEDAGEKHGELSCPYDYLVSSAGYVPCRARLAAGRDDRDAPSGHRAFLRRFVRVTNLPERCRRPARIAELFARFGPLRMWHVAMDAPAVCKGFACVVFERREDAEKAIDELNCYCFGGHSLRIDWFYPSA, encoded by the coding sequence ATGGCACAGGACGCGAGCGCGCGCGCTGCGGCGATCAACTTCTGGAAGGACCCGAACGCCGAGTCGTGCTGCATCTGCGGGGAAGAGGACGCGGGGGAGAAGCACGGCGAGCTCTCCTGCCCCTACGACTACCTGGTGTCCTCGGCCGGGTACGTGCCCTGCAGGGCGCGGCTCGCCGCGGGGAGGGACGACAGGGACGCGCCGTCCGGCCACCGCGCGTTCCTGCGCCGCTTCGTGCGCGTCACCAACCTGCCGGAGCGCTGCCGGCGCCCGGCTCGCATAGCGGAGCTCTTCGCCCGGTTCGGGCCCCTGAGGATGTGGCACGTCGCAATGGACGCCCCCGCGGTGTGCAAGGGCTTCGCATGCGTGGTCTTCGAGCGCCGGGAGGATGCCGAGAAGGCCATTGACGAGCTCAACTGCTATTGCTTTGGCGGCCACAGCTTGCGAATAGACTGGTTTTATCCCAGCGCCTAA